One region of Skermanella mucosa genomic DNA includes:
- a CDS encoding type I secretion system permease/ATPase: protein MKATELGRALKACRLHFALAALFSAGINLLYLAPPLFMMQVYDRVLNSGSEATLFYLILALFIALATLAVLDDVRAQALTRAGVRLDQRLAARVLSSLIDLGLSRRTPPRAQALRDLETLRQFVSSQGTHALFDAPWMPIYLLVLTLIHSWMGLFALAGTVVIVCLAAANEYATRVALLLGNEQSIRNHAAAEATLRNGEVIQAMGMQRGLMRRWRQNRAMALGLQIVAYDRNSFYSSLIKLLRLFLQSLMLGLGAWLAIERQISPGAMFAASILFGRAMAPVEQMIGAWRQFVGVREAYGRLGDLLRAVPPNPERMQLPDPEGALSLTRLIFAPQSADRAVIKGIDLSIGRGEAVGIIGPSAAGKSTLARLMVGVWRPSAGVVRLDDADVSQWDREQLGRHIGYLPQDVELFSGTVSDNIARFQETRADAVVQAANRAGIHDLILRLPDGYDTEIGEGGAILSAGQRQRIGLARALFGNPRLVVLDEPNSNLDIEGEQALTRAVSQLKADAATVIVITHRPSILVAVDRIIGLRDGTVEMDGPRGEILARIFPPPGRPAQAQSPTIVEPSKWSETRRPVEQA, encoded by the coding sequence ATGAAGGCCACCGAACTTGGCCGGGCACTCAAGGCATGTCGTCTCCATTTCGCCCTGGCGGCCCTGTTCAGTGCCGGCATCAATCTGCTTTATCTGGCTCCGCCGCTGTTCATGATGCAGGTCTATGATCGCGTTCTGAACAGCGGCAGCGAAGCGACACTGTTTTATCTGATCCTGGCCTTGTTCATCGCGCTAGCCACGCTCGCAGTGCTGGACGACGTGCGGGCACAGGCACTGACGCGCGCCGGCGTCCGGCTCGACCAGCGCCTCGCGGCTCGGGTGCTGTCATCCCTGATCGATCTTGGCTTGTCCCGCCGGACCCCCCCAAGAGCCCAAGCATTGCGAGATCTGGAAACGCTCCGGCAATTCGTGTCCAGTCAAGGAACCCATGCGCTGTTCGACGCACCATGGATGCCGATCTACCTGCTGGTTCTGACCTTGATCCATTCCTGGATGGGGCTATTCGCGCTGGCAGGGACGGTCGTGATCGTCTGTCTCGCCGCAGCCAACGAATATGCCACGCGCGTCGCGCTGCTGCTCGGAAACGAGCAGTCGATCCGCAACCATGCTGCGGCCGAGGCTACGCTCCGCAATGGGGAAGTCATCCAGGCGATGGGTATGCAGCGTGGGCTGATGCGACGCTGGCGGCAGAACCGCGCCATGGCTCTCGGCTTGCAGATTGTCGCCTATGATCGCAATTCTTTTTATTCCAGCCTGATCAAACTGCTTCGGCTATTCCTCCAATCCCTGATGCTGGGCTTGGGAGCTTGGCTTGCCATCGAGCGGCAGATTTCGCCGGGTGCCATGTTTGCCGCCAGCATTCTATTTGGCCGGGCAATGGCTCCGGTCGAGCAGATGATCGGTGCGTGGCGTCAATTTGTCGGGGTGCGGGAGGCTTATGGCCGGCTCGGCGATCTCCTTCGTGCAGTTCCCCCCAATCCGGAGCGTATGCAGCTTCCCGACCCGGAAGGTGCCCTGTCGCTCACCCGTCTGATCTTTGCCCCGCAGAGTGCTGATCGGGCGGTCATCAAGGGTATCGATCTCTCCATTGGACGGGGTGAGGCAGTTGGCATAATCGGTCCCAGCGCCGCCGGCAAATCTACGCTGGCCCGGCTCATGGTCGGTGTGTGGCGTCCCAGTGCCGGTGTCGTCCGGTTGGACGATGCCGATGTGTCCCAATGGGATCGCGAACAACTCGGGCGGCATATCGGCTACCTGCCCCAGGATGTGGAACTGTTCTCAGGGACAGTGTCGGACAACATCGCCCGATTCCAGGAGACACGGGCCGACGCCGTGGTTCAAGCCGCCAACAGGGCTGGCATCCACGATCTGATCCTTCGCTTGCCCGACGGGTACGATACCGAAATTGGGGAAGGCGGTGCAATCCTGTCGGCGGGCCAGCGCCAGCGCATCGGCCTTGCCCGTGCACTGTTCGGCAATCCCCGGCTGGTCGTATTGGATGAGCCCAATTCCAATCTGGATATCGAGGGGGAGCAGGCGCTGACTCGTGCCGTTAGCCAGTTGAAGGCCGATGCGGCCACAGTGATTGTCATCACCCATCGGCCCAGCATCCTGGTTGCGGTCGATCGAATCATCGGTTTGCGCGATGGCACGGTCGAGATGGACGGGCCTCGCGGCGAGATCCTGGCACGAATCTTCCCGCCACCGGGCCGCCCGGCCCAAGCTCAATCACCGACTATTGTCGAGCCGTCGAAATGGTCCGAGACCCGCCGGCCCGTGGAACAGGCATGA
- a CDS encoding HlyD family type I secretion periplasmic adaptor subunit, whose product MTETAMSGTATGPCSARVDDGIGRPMIIGLFSILLFFGGLGGWVSMLQIDGAVIAQGLIKVQDNRLTLQHREGGTVKSLEVKEGDRVEADQVLIRLDDTELKANVEILTRQYNTLSALEGRLIAERDDFAEIRFDPILTAKRATDPVIDALLRGQESLHRSRREAFLNEISILRQRIAQLGEQIRGHEGQARSRNDQLRLIREELAGTQELYSKGLAPKTKVRALERAAASLEGERSEHSSNIARVQEAITEAELQIVQLKRDRMAEVFNLMRDNSDTLFVLEPRLMAAQAALARAALKAPTAGDVVGLRIFTEGGVIRPGEPILDIVPERRELVVEAHIDPRDIDDIRLDQQVQVRLVGFRQRNIPAIRGTIRQVSADRLIEERSGTPYYTVIVEVNELDTASTPEIRLVTGMPVELVVPLKARTALDYLLEPLYESFHHAFRE is encoded by the coding sequence ATGACCGAAACGGCCATGTCCGGCACGGCGACCGGTCCCTGTTCAGCCCGCGTCGACGACGGCATCGGTCGGCCGATGATCATAGGACTCTTCTCCATTCTGCTCTTCTTCGGCGGTCTGGGTGGCTGGGTGTCAATGCTCCAGATCGACGGGGCGGTGATCGCCCAAGGTTTGATCAAGGTCCAGGACAACCGGCTAACCTTGCAACATCGTGAAGGTGGAACGGTCAAGTCCCTGGAAGTCAAGGAGGGCGACAGGGTCGAAGCGGATCAGGTCCTGATCAGGTTGGACGACACCGAGTTGAAGGCCAATGTCGAAATCCTGACACGCCAATACAATACCCTGAGTGCCCTGGAAGGTCGTCTGATCGCCGAGCGGGACGATTTTGCGGAAATCCGGTTTGATCCGATCCTGACCGCCAAACGTGCAACCGACCCGGTGATTGACGCGCTGCTGCGGGGGCAGGAAAGCTTGCATCGAAGCCGGCGCGAAGCGTTTCTCAACGAGATCAGCATTCTCCGGCAGCGCATCGCCCAACTGGGTGAGCAGATCCGCGGCCATGAGGGGCAGGCCCGGTCGCGCAACGATCAATTGCGCCTGATAAGGGAGGAATTGGCCGGTACACAGGAACTATACTCCAAGGGACTGGCGCCGAAGACAAAAGTCCGGGCGCTCGAACGGGCTGCGGCCAGTCTGGAAGGAGAGCGGTCGGAGCATTCATCGAACATCGCGCGTGTGCAGGAAGCGATCACTGAGGCGGAATTGCAGATCGTGCAATTGAAGCGTGATCGGATGGCGGAGGTGTTCAATTTGATGCGCGACAACTCCGATACCCTGTTCGTTTTGGAGCCGCGCCTGATGGCAGCGCAAGCGGCCCTGGCCCGGGCCGCGCTTAAGGCGCCCACCGCCGGCGATGTCGTCGGATTGCGGATCTTTACTGAAGGGGGCGTGATCCGGCCGGGCGAGCCGATCCTGGACATCGTGCCCGAACGCCGCGAACTGGTTGTCGAAGCCCATATCGATCCACGAGATATCGACGATATCCGATTGGACCAACAGGTTCAGGTCCGCCTAGTCGGCTTCAGACAGCGTAATATTCCGGCCATTCGAGGCACGATTAGACAGGTCTCCGCCGATCGGTTGATCGAAGAGCGATCGGGAACGCCGTACTATACGGTGATCGTCGAAGTCAACGAACTGGACACCGCCAGCACCCCGGAAATCAGGCTGGTAACCGGTATGCCGGTCGAGCTTGTCGTCCCGCTGAAGGCGAGGACCGCGTTGGACTATCTGCTCGAACCCCTGTACGAAAGCTTCCATCATGCATTTCGGGAGTGA
- a CDS encoding IlvD/Edd family dehydratase — MTSETSAKNASGRLRSQAWFDDPSNPDMTALYIERYLNYGLTRQEIQSGRPIIGIAQTGSDLAPCNRHHLELASRVKDGIREAGGIPLEFPVHPIQETGKRPTAALDRTLSYLGLVEVLYGYPLDGVVLTTGCDKTTPAMLAGAATVNIPAIVLSGGPMLDGHYKGKLAGSGTIVWEARRMLAADKIGYDEFMDMVSSSAPSVGHCNTMGTALSMNSIAEALGMSLPGCAAIPGPYRERGQIAYLTGKRIVDMVREDLTPRKVMTREAFENAIVVASAIGASTNTPPHLISIARHVGVDLTLEDWQKFGHDVPLLVNCQPAGFYLGEAFHRAGGVPAVMKELIKAGRIHTGAPTVTGKSMGENVERAPDPDDDVIRPYDKPLMEEAGMLVMGGNLFDSAVMKTSVISPEFRKQYLSNPDDPDAFVGRAIVFDGPEEYHSRINDPSLDIDENCILFIRGCGTVGYPGSAEVVNMQPPDHLIKRGIVSLPTIGDGRQSGTSASPSILNASPEAAVGGGLALLKTGDKVRVDLRKRRVDLLASDEEIAARRAALKLPELKHQTPWQELYRGLVGQLSDGGCLEMAVKYQDVVHTSGMPRHSH, encoded by the coding sequence ATGACCTCAGAGACATCCGCGAAGAACGCCTCGGGCAGACTGCGCAGCCAAGCCTGGTTCGACGACCCGTCGAACCCCGACATGACCGCCCTCTACATCGAGCGCTACCTGAATTACGGGCTTACCCGGCAGGAGATCCAGTCCGGCCGCCCGATCATCGGCATCGCCCAGACCGGCAGCGACCTGGCGCCCTGCAACCGCCACCACCTCGAGCTGGCGTCCCGCGTCAAGGACGGCATCCGCGAAGCCGGCGGCATCCCGCTGGAATTTCCGGTCCACCCGATCCAGGAAACCGGCAAGCGGCCGACCGCGGCGCTCGACCGGACCCTGTCCTATCTCGGCTTGGTCGAGGTGCTGTACGGCTATCCGCTCGACGGCGTCGTGCTGACCACCGGCTGCGACAAGACCACGCCCGCCATGCTGGCGGGTGCCGCGACCGTCAACATCCCGGCCATCGTCCTGTCGGGCGGCCCGATGCTGGACGGCCACTACAAGGGCAAGCTCGCCGGCTCCGGCACCATCGTGTGGGAGGCGCGCCGCATGCTCGCCGCCGACAAGATCGGCTATGACGAGTTCATGGACATGGTCAGCTCGTCGGCGCCCAGCGTCGGCCACTGCAACACCATGGGCACCGCCCTGTCGATGAACTCCATCGCCGAGGCCCTGGGCATGTCCCTGCCCGGCTGCGCCGCCATCCCCGGCCCCTACCGCGAGCGCGGCCAGATCGCCTACCTGACCGGCAAGCGCATCGTGGACATGGTCCGCGAGGACCTGACCCCGCGCAAGGTGATGACCCGCGAGGCGTTCGAGAACGCCATCGTGGTCGCCTCGGCGATCGGCGCCTCGACCAACACCCCGCCGCACCTGATCTCGATCGCCCGCCATGTCGGCGTGGACCTGACGCTGGAAGACTGGCAGAAGTTCGGGCACGATGTCCCGTTGCTGGTCAACTGCCAGCCGGCCGGCTTCTACCTGGGCGAGGCGTTCCACCGGGCCGGCGGCGTCCCGGCGGTCATGAAGGAACTGATCAAGGCCGGCCGCATCCACACCGGCGCGCCGACCGTCACCGGCAAGTCGATGGGCGAGAACGTCGAGCGGGCGCCCGATCCGGACGACGACGTGATCCGCCCCTACGACAAGCCGCTGATGGAAGAGGCCGGCATGCTCGTCATGGGCGGCAACCTGTTCGACTCGGCGGTGATGAAGACCAGCGTCATCAGCCCCGAGTTCCGCAAGCAGTACCTGTCCAACCCCGACGATCCCGACGCCTTCGTGGGCCGGGCGATCGTGTTCGACGGGCCGGAGGAATACCACTCGCGGATCAACGACCCGTCGCTCGACATCGACGAGAACTGCATCCTGTTCATCCGCGGCTGCGGCACCGTCGGCTATCCCGGCTCCGCCGAGGTGGTGAACATGCAGCCGCCCGACCACCTGATCAAGCGGGGCATCGTCTCCCTGCCGACGATCGGCGACGGACGCCAGAGCGGCACCTCGGCCAGCCCGTCGATCCTGAACGCCTCGCCCGAGGCGGCGGTCGGCGGCGGCCTGGCCCTGCTGAAGACCGGCGACAAGGTGCGGGTGGACCTGCGCAAGCGCCGCGTCGACCTGCTCGCCTCCGACGAGGAGATCGCGGCCCGCCGCGCCGCGCTGAAGCTGCCGGAGCTGAAGCACCAGACACCGTGGCAGGAACTCTACCGCGGCTTGGTCGGCCAGCTCTCGGACGGCGGATGCCTGGAGATGGCGGTCAAGTACCAGGATGTCGTCCACACCAGCGGCATGCCGCGCCACTCGCACTGA
- a CDS encoding EAL domain-containing protein, with protein sequence MMNRPRQDRPPRDWVRVKPGEKAAAVPEKPQYDDERLLKLLQSAKRELQGLRLIHLHLSILQDKNYGDIHEIKRAVQAIADNSAYLQLFTLSNDDVLILYKGIKFSTITEACQKIEKLMLSRTKMTGPNAYRENSLYSIMELSLNFVNVIRFIEGLDKDGGGGDAAKAATKEPISLEELAKIERQIGNFDLSPFMLNQPIVDIQAEEDNRREYFEIYIAVKSLEDRLSPEFDLTANRWLFNYFTSSLDHAVLKSLNHGVDFIRGHKIGLNLNLSTIMSSAFVKFDERLTMELRGNIVLEINKADLVENIETYKEVVEFANNRGYSICIDGITPMWVEHMDLEYMACDYAKMFWNNDLLDMSEAALERFGAKIRSQENCRFILGRCSSVTGLLFAQKHGIHLVQGRMVDTILRKGVRITDALKTANIMETDD encoded by the coding sequence ATGATGAATCGCCCGAGGCAGGATCGCCCGCCTCGCGACTGGGTGCGCGTCAAGCCGGGGGAGAAGGCTGCGGCGGTTCCGGAGAAGCCGCAATACGACGACGAACGCCTGCTCAAGCTGCTGCAGTCCGCGAAGCGCGAACTGCAGGGTCTTCGCCTGATCCATCTCCATCTGTCGATCCTTCAGGACAAGAATTACGGCGACATCCACGAGATCAAGCGGGCGGTCCAGGCGATCGCCGACAACTCGGCTTATCTGCAGCTGTTCACCCTGTCCAACGACGATGTGCTGATCCTGTACAAGGGCATCAAGTTCTCGACGATCACGGAGGCCTGCCAGAAGATCGAAAAGCTGATGCTGTCCCGGACGAAGATGACGGGGCCGAACGCCTACCGCGAGAATTCGCTCTACTCGATCATGGAGCTGTCGCTCAACTTCGTGAACGTCATCCGGTTCATCGAGGGTCTGGACAAGGACGGCGGCGGCGGGGACGCCGCCAAGGCCGCCACCAAGGAGCCGATCAGCCTGGAGGAACTGGCCAAGATCGAGCGCCAGATCGGAAACTTCGACCTGTCGCCCTTCATGCTCAACCAGCCGATCGTCGATATCCAGGCAGAGGAGGATAATCGGCGCGAGTATTTCGAGATCTATATCGCCGTGAAGTCCCTGGAGGATCGCCTCAGCCCGGAGTTCGACCTGACGGCCAACCGGTGGCTGTTCAATTACTTCACGTCCAGCCTGGACCATGCGGTCCTGAAGTCGCTCAACCATGGCGTCGACTTCATCCGAGGCCACAAGATCGGGCTGAACCTCAATCTCAGCACGATCATGTCGTCGGCGTTCGTGAAGTTCGATGAACGGCTGACCATGGAGTTGCGCGGGAACATCGTGCTGGAGATCAACAAGGCCGATCTGGTCGAGAATATCGAGACCTACAAGGAGGTCGTCGAGTTCGCGAACAACCGCGGCTATTCGATCTGCATCGACGGCATCACCCCGATGTGGGTCGAGCACATGGACCTGGAATACATGGCCTGCGACTATGCCAAGATGTTCTGGAACAACGATCTTCTGGACATGAGCGAGGCCGCGCTGGAAAGATTCGGCGCGAAGATCCGCAGCCAGGAGAACTGCCGCTTCATCCTGGGCCGGTGCAGCAGCGTGACCGGCCTGCTGTTCGCCCAGAAACACGGCATCCATCTGGTCCAGGGGCGCATGGTCGATACCATCCTGCGCAAGGGCGTCAGGATCACCGACGCCCTGAAAACGGCCAACATCATGGAGACGGACGACTGA
- a CDS encoding pesticin C-terminus-like muramidase: protein MTGTAGGPNADKRVSPNGLTFLYNREAQKGVSNKPHWPGGSSGVTLGPGYDLGHRTAAQIIADLTNIGVSADAAQTLSLAAGKTGDSAKAFVQANSGAVTLTQAQEEALLNIALPPYEKDVKTYVKVAVNQNQFDAMVSLDYNIGGGNFKNSSVVANINKGDFAAAAESFKLWNKSGGQVVQGLVNRRNLEVELFNTPV from the coding sequence ATGACTGGAACCGCCGGCGGACCGAACGCCGATAAGAGGGTCTCCCCCAACGGCCTGACCTTCCTCTACAATCGGGAAGCGCAGAAGGGTGTCAGCAACAAGCCCCATTGGCCGGGCGGCAGCAGCGGCGTCACGCTCGGGCCGGGCTATGACCTGGGTCACCGGACCGCGGCGCAGATCATCGCGGACCTGACGAACATCGGCGTCTCCGCCGACGCGGCGCAGACCCTGTCCCTGGCGGCGGGCAAGACCGGCGATAGCGCCAAGGCCTTCGTCCAGGCCAATTCCGGCGCCGTGACCCTGACCCAGGCGCAGGAGGAGGCGCTGCTCAACATCGCCCTTCCGCCCTACGAGAAGGACGTGAAGACCTACGTCAAGGTCGCGGTGAACCAGAACCAGTTCGACGCGATGGTGTCGCTCGACTACAATATCGGCGGCGGCAACTTCAAGAACAGCTCGGTCGTCGCCAACATCAACAAGGGCGACTTCGCCGCCGCCGCCGAGAGCTTCAAGCTCTGGAACAAGTCGGGCGGACAGGTGGTCCAGGGCCTCGTCAACCGGCGCAACCTCGAAGTGGAACTGTTCAACACGCCCGTGTAA
- a CDS encoding polysaccharide pyruvyl transferase family protein: MAKILVMIPSGEVYDHDCVRWYEYQQVQKHIDHYHNIGDAFVFDSSLKLLNYDKLDVLTIRNVKPGDVERYNAEYDYVFLRGSNYIHSHMDWENAEQVLPKLKIPILAFGVGAQAPVEGKLQLSDQSKRIWSIIADKSASLGVRGTYTAEVLWDLGIKNVRIVGCPTAFRNNDPDLRIDLPPLDQVKKVGFTMRREVSAAYAQNIETYLTRHRDVVKEMARRFDIVMMMQGEVEEKKLLWGTDEQKAHALAELKNNGWIGKWFLDAEMEELYKTKLWYSDVVSDYEDLVRSKDLVLGYRLHGNLMALANRTPSIYFSYDSRTVEFAETFAIPCYDVFSQKPFVLEDYWDQARFERFNRTYYQRFRDMRAFLDENFIDHKMHHGVARPRRLQVA, encoded by the coding sequence TTGGCCAAGATCCTCGTCATGATCCCGTCGGGCGAAGTCTATGATCACGACTGCGTCCGCTGGTATGAATACCAGCAGGTCCAGAAGCACATCGACCACTATCACAATATCGGCGACGCGTTCGTCTTCGACTCCTCGCTGAAGCTGCTGAACTACGACAAGCTCGACGTCCTGACGATCCGCAACGTCAAGCCGGGCGACGTCGAGCGCTACAACGCCGAATACGACTATGTCTTCCTGCGCGGCTCGAACTACATCCACAGCCACATGGACTGGGAGAACGCCGAGCAGGTCCTGCCCAAGCTGAAGATTCCGATCCTTGCCTTCGGCGTCGGCGCGCAGGCCCCGGTGGAAGGCAAGCTCCAGCTGTCCGACCAGAGCAAGCGGATCTGGAGCATCATCGCCGACAAGTCGGCGTCGCTCGGCGTGCGCGGCACCTACACCGCCGAGGTGCTGTGGGACCTGGGCATCAAGAACGTCCGGATCGTCGGCTGCCCGACCGCCTTCCGCAACAACGATCCCGACCTGCGCATCGACCTGCCGCCGCTCGACCAGGTGAAGAAGGTCGGGTTCACCATGCGCCGCGAGGTCTCGGCCGCCTACGCCCAGAACATCGAGACCTACCTGACCCGCCACCGCGACGTGGTCAAGGAGATGGCGCGCCGGTTCGACATCGTCATGATGATGCAGGGCGAGGTCGAGGAGAAGAAGCTGCTCTGGGGCACCGACGAGCAGAAGGCCCACGCCCTGGCCGAGCTGAAGAACAATGGCTGGATCGGCAAGTGGTTCCTCGACGCGGAGATGGAGGAGCTCTACAAGACCAAGCTCTGGTACTCGGACGTCGTCTCCGACTACGAGGACCTGGTGCGGTCGAAGGACCTCGTGCTGGGCTACCGCCTGCACGGCAACCTGATGGCGCTCGCCAACCGCACGCCGTCGATCTATTTCAGCTATGACAGCCGCACCGTGGAGTTCGCCGAGACCTTCGCGATCCCCTGCTACGACGTGTTCTCGCAGAAACCCTTCGTGCTGGAGGACTACTGGGACCAGGCCCGGTTCGAACGCTTCAACCGCACCTACTACCAGCGCTTCCGCGACATGCGAGCCTTCCTCGACGAGAACTTCATCGACCACAAGATGCACCACGGCGTCGCCCGCCCCCGCCGGCTCCAGGTGGCGTAA
- a CDS encoding glycosyltransferase family 4 protein encodes MTVTDSVKRDKRVLIISHGHPTFSLGGAEVASYNLFNGIHDLPGWESFYLARVGPPVNRHKDSALMSLRQKEREILYYANDYDHFRCSNRNLPGLRQDFVRYVVDLQPDVINFHHFLGLGVETIFAIKQALPRVPVVVTFHEYLSICHHHGQMVKTSRNTLCYRSSPAECTNCFPHIPESQFFKREAFLKTFLEMADFYVSPSEFLIDRYVDWGLPREKFRMIENGLTVEDIVPPRPLPKGGRRNRFGFFGQVTEFKGLHVLVEAVSRVSDKDWGDDSALMIFGGNLERQPEAFQKKFNELTEKAGNRVRFYGSYRSAELPSLMKDVDWLIIPSIWWENSPVVIQEAFLHGRPVIASNIGGMAEKVTANVDGLHFRNASVEDLVDRLTDVLRTPDLWDRLRARIKRPIDRQECARRHTEIFNALLGASAAQDIPAKPAAAQGTQVLDRAVAQPL; translated from the coding sequence ATGACCGTCACCGACAGCGTCAAGAGGGACAAGCGAGTCCTGATCATCAGCCACGGCCACCCGACCTTCTCGCTCGGCGGCGCCGAGGTGGCGTCCTACAACCTGTTCAACGGCATCCACGATCTGCCGGGCTGGGAGAGCTTCTACCTCGCCCGGGTCGGCCCGCCGGTCAACCGGCACAAGGACAGCGCCCTGATGAGCCTCCGCCAGAAGGAGCGCGAGATCCTCTACTACGCCAACGATTACGACCATTTCCGCTGCTCCAACCGGAACCTGCCCGGCCTGCGCCAGGACTTCGTCCGCTACGTGGTGGACCTCCAGCCCGACGTGATCAATTTCCACCATTTCCTGGGCCTGGGGGTGGAGACGATCTTCGCGATCAAGCAGGCGCTGCCGCGGGTCCCCGTCGTGGTGACCTTCCACGAATATCTGTCGATCTGCCACCACCATGGCCAGATGGTGAAGACCAGCCGCAATACCCTGTGCTACCGCTCCTCGCCCGCGGAATGCACCAACTGCTTCCCCCACATCCCGGAAAGCCAGTTCTTCAAGCGCGAGGCCTTCCTCAAGACCTTCCTGGAGATGGCGGACTTCTACGTCAGCCCGAGCGAGTTCCTGATCGACCGCTACGTCGACTGGGGCCTGCCGCGCGAGAAGTTCCGCATGATCGAGAACGGCCTGACGGTCGAGGACATCGTGCCGCCGCGTCCCCTGCCAAAGGGCGGCCGCCGCAACCGCTTCGGCTTCTTCGGCCAGGTGACCGAGTTCAAGGGCCTGCACGTGCTGGTCGAGGCGGTGTCGCGTGTTTCCGACAAGGACTGGGGCGACGACAGCGCGCTGATGATCTTCGGCGGCAACCTGGAACGCCAGCCCGAGGCCTTCCAGAAGAAGTTCAACGAATTGACGGAGAAGGCCGGCAACCGCGTCCGCTTCTACGGCAGCTACCGCTCGGCGGAACTGCCCAGCCTGATGAAGGACGTGGACTGGCTGATCATCCCGTCGATCTGGTGGGAGAACTCGCCGGTCGTGATCCAGGAAGCCTTCCTGCACGGCCGCCCGGTCATCGCCAGCAACATCGGCGGCATGGCCGAGAAGGTCACCGCCAACGTGGACGGCCTGCATTTCCGCAACGCCAGCGTGGAGGACCTGGTCGACCGCCTGACCGACGTGCTCCGCACCCCGGACCTGTGGGACCGGCTGCGCGCCCGGATCAAGCGGCCGATCGACCGGCAGGAATGCGCCCGCCGGCACACCGAGATCTTCAACGCCCTGCTCGGCGCCTCCGCCGCGCAGGACATCCCGGCGAAACCCGCCGCGGCTCAGGGCACCCAGGTGCTGGACCGCGCCGTGGCCCAGCCCCTCTAG